The segment AGAATTTTTGAAATCAATGATTCTGTTTCCTCAGGAAGGGGGGTACTTTGATGTCTCTATATGAGAACCTTAGTGAAATACAATTGGACGCTTTCAGGGAAATCGGCACCATTGGCGCCGGAAACGGCGCTACCGCTTTATCTCAGCTTATGGGGCGTAAAATAGGAATGTCTGTTCCGGCTATTAGTGTTCTGCCATTTTCCCAGATGCCTGATGCGGTAGGTGGCGCCGAAAAACTTGTCGCCGGAGTTTTCACGACTATTAGCGGACTGGCCCCCTGCAATATTCTGTTTATGTTTCCGGTTGATTGTGCCAAGACCTTGGCGGGTTACCTTATGGACAGAAAATACGGTCAGGATGAAGATCTGGATGAAGTTGGCATGTCTGCCCTTGCCGAGGTAGGTAATATTGTTTCCGGCGCATACTTAAATTCCCTGTCTAGCTTTACAAGCCTGGAATTTGTGCCTTCTGTGCCCGCCTTAGCGATTGATATGGCAGGCGCTATATTGAACACAGTGCTGGCCAGGATTGGTATTGCCGGAGATCATGCCCTCCTGATGGAAACGGTTTTCAGTGAAATTGAAGGAAAGGTTACCGGTCACTTCTTTTTGCTGCCTGAGGCCGATTCGCTGGAAAAAATTATGGAGGCGATAGGGGTGAAGGGCTAGTGGGAAACATAATCAAAATAGGAATGGCGGACCTTAATGTTGCAGTGTTCCCGGATATTTTACAGACTTGCGGCCTTGGCTCATGTGTGGGTATTTGCTTATGGGACCCGGTTAAAAAGGTTTCCGGTATGGCCCATATTATGCTGCCTTCCAGTTCTCTGGGGAAGACCGCCAATGATGCAAAATTCGCTGATACAGCTGTTCCTCTGCTGATTAACGAAATGCGAAAAAACGGTGCAAATGAGTCTCGCCTGGTTGCTAAGATTGCAGGCGGCGCCCAGATGTTTTCGTTCTACAGTTCCAATGACATCATGAAAATTGGCGAACGGAATGTTGAAGCGGTAAAGGCCGCATTACAGTCAGCCAGGATACACCTGCTTGCTGAAGATACAGGCGGAAGTTACGGCAGGACCATTGAATTTTTCTCTGAAAATGGCAAGCTGTATGTCAGGACTATAAATTTGGGGGAGAAGTTTATTTAAGGGGGACCTTAAGTGTTTTCGGGAAATAATAGGGTTTTTGGGTTGGCATTTATCGGAGTTTTTTTTGTGATACTGTTGATTGGATTACTATCTGGCGTAACCCTTAAAGCCGGTCTGGGCCGGGCCTTTATGGCAGGATTGTTGTTTTCAGTATTGCTCTGGGCCCTTTTCAAGGTAATCGGCAGGTATGCCTTGCCTATAGCAGACATAGCGGACAGTTCTTCTCCACAGAACGACTATGTGGGCGGGCAGCTGGATCTCACGGTTTCAGATTCGGAAGAACCTAAAGGTTTTTCCCCAATTACAGCAAAACAGATTGACCCTGATTTGGAGAGAGTTATCAACGACGACCCTGAGAGAGTGGCAGAAATAGTTAAGAAAATGGGTTATGATGGTTAAAACCCGGTAGGAGGTTTTTATGAACCCTTCAGTTGCTGCAAATGAGACAGGCCTGTTATGGGAGCGCTATAAAAATCATAATGATATTTCTGCCCGGGAGCAGTTGATTCTTTATTATGTAGGACTGGTTAAGTATGTGGCAGGCCGGATGGCAATTTCCCTTCCGCCGAGTGTACAGCAGGATGACCTGATAAGCTACGGGATATTTGGGCTGATCGATGCAATAGAAAAATTTGAGCCTGAACGCAACATTAAGTTTGAGACTTATGCCATAGCCCGGATTCGGGGATCTGTTTGGGATGGTTTAAGGTCTATGGATTGGGTTCCTTATTCAATACGGCAAAAGGCCAAAGAGCTTGAATATGCATATTCCCGACTAGAAGGCAAGCTTGGCAGGGCAGCAACAGATGAGGAAATTTGTGATACCCTTAGTATAA is part of the Phosphitispora fastidiosa genome and harbors:
- a CDS encoding chemotaxis protein CheC, whose protein sequence is MSLYENLSEIQLDAFREIGTIGAGNGATALSQLMGRKIGMSVPAISVLPFSQMPDAVGGAEKLVAGVFTTISGLAPCNILFMFPVDCAKTLAGYLMDRKYGQDEDLDEVGMSALAEVGNIVSGAYLNSLSSFTSLEFVPSVPALAIDMAGAILNTVLARIGIAGDHALLMETVFSEIEGKVTGHFFLLPEADSLEKIMEAIGVKG
- a CDS encoding chemotaxis protein CheD, producing MGNIIKIGMADLNVAVFPDILQTCGLGSCVGICLWDPVKKVSGMAHIMLPSSSLGKTANDAKFADTAVPLLINEMRKNGANESRLVAKIAGGAQMFSFYSSNDIMKIGERNVEAVKAALQSARIHLLAEDTGGSYGRTIEFFSENGKLYVRTINLGEKFI
- the whiG gene encoding RNA polymerase sigma factor WhiG, giving the protein MNPSVAANETGLLWERYKNHNDISAREQLILYYVGLVKYVAGRMAISLPPSVQQDDLISYGIFGLIDAIEKFEPERNIKFETYAIARIRGSVWDGLRSMDWVPYSIRQKAKELEYAYSRLEGKLGRAATDEEICDTLSINKQQFVQLLMETSFTSFLSLDEIWKFDRDGGNSVRVIETIEDENAVDPVSMVMFEERKLALTDAINKLPEREKLVIALYYYEGLTLKEIGKVLGVTESRISQLHTKAVLRLRGRLSRVKKKIFD